The Populus trichocarpa isolate Nisqually-1 chromosome 2, P.trichocarpa_v4.1, whole genome shotgun sequence genome has a window encoding:
- the LOC7461746 gene encoding homeobox-leucine zipper protein ANTHOCYANINLESS 2 isoform X2: MSFGGFLENTSPGGGGARIVADILYNNNNNMPTGAIAQTRLVSPSITKSMFNSPGLSLALPNIDGQGDITRMAENFETSVGRRSREEEHESRSGSDNMDGASGDDQDAADNPPRKKRYHRHTPQQIQELEALFKECPHPDEKQRLELSRRLCLETRQVKFWFQNRRTQMKTQLERHENSLLRQDNDKLRAENMSIRDAMRNPSCSNCGGPAIIGDMSLEEQHLRIENARLKDELDRVCALAGKFLGRPISSLASSLSPPTNSSLELAVGSNGFAGLSTIATTLPLGPHFEGGISGALSMVTQTRLATAGVTGIDRSVERSMFLELALAAMDELVKMVQTDEPLWIGSFEGGREILNHEGYLRTFTPCIGMKPSGFVSEASRETGMVIINSLALVETLMDSNRWAEMFPCMIARTSTTDVIASGMGGTRNGSLQLMQAELHVLSPLVPVREVNFLRFCKQHAEGVWAVVDVSIDTIRDTSGAPPTFVNCRRLPSGCVVQDMPNGYSKVTWVEHAQYDERQIHQLYRPVISSGMGFGAQRWIATLQRQCECLAILLSSNVPSRDHTAITTSGRRSMLKLAQRMTDNFCAGVCASTVHKWNKLNAGNVDEDVRVMTRKSVDDPGEPPGIVLSAATSVWLPVSPQRLFDFLRNERLRSEWDILSNGGPMQEMAHIAKGQDHGNCVSLLRASAMNANQSSMLILQETCIDAAGSLVVYAPVDTPAMHVVMNGGDSAYVALLPSGFAIVPDGPGSRDPPSTNGGPTANNVGGQERVSGSLLTVAFQILVNSLPTAKLTVESVETVNNLISCTVQKIKAALQCES, from the exons ATGAGTTTTGGGGGTTTCCTTGAAAACACTAGTCCTGGTGGTGGTGGCGCAAGAATTGTGGCTGATATACtttataacaataacaacaacatgcCCACTGGTGCAATAGCTCAGACTCGCCTTGTCTCTCCTTCTATCACTAAATCCATGTTCAACTCTCCTGGACTCTCTCTAGCCCTT CCAAACATAGATGGTCAAGGAGATATAACTAGAATGGCTGAGAACTTTGAGACAAGTGTGGGTAGGAGAAGCAGAGAAGAGGAACATGAGAGCAGATCTGGTAGTGATAACATGGATGGTGCGTCTGGTGACGATCAAGATGCAGCTGATAATCCtccaagaaaaaagagataCCACCGACACACTCCACAACAAATCCAAGAACTTGAAGC TTTGTTTAAGGAATGTCCTCATCCTGACGAGAAACAAAGATTGGAGCTTAGTAGAAGGCTGTGCTTGGAGACTAGGCAAGTCAAGTTCTGGTTTCAAAATCGTAGAACCCAAATGAAG ACTCAACTGGAGCGCCATGAGAACTCATTACTCAGGCAAGATAACGACAAGCTTCGAGCAGAAAACATGTCCATAAGAGATGCCATGAGAAATCCATCGTGCTCAAACTGTGGTGGTCCTGCGATAATTGGTGATATGTCACTTGAAGAACAGCATTTGAGGATTGAGAATGCTAGATTAAAAGATGAACTAGATCGAGTTTGTGCACTTGCGGGCAAGTTCTTGGGTCGCCCCATATCTTCGTTAGCTTCTTCACTTAGCCCTCCGACGAATTCAAGCCTGGAACTTGCAGTTGGTAGTAATGGTTTTGCTGGTTTAAGCACCATTGCTACAACATTGCCTTTGGGACCTCATTTTGAAGGTGGGATTTCTGGTGCTTTGTCTATGGTAACTCAAACTAGACTAGCAACAGCTGGTGTTACTGGTATTGATAGATCAGTAGAGAGATCCATGTTCTTGGAGTTGGCTTTAGCTGCCATGGATGAATTGGTGAAAATGGTTCAGACGGATGAGCCTCTTTGGATCGGGAGCTTTGAGGGTGGTAGAGAAATATTGAACCATGAGGGGTACTTGAGAACCTTCACTCCTTGCATTGGAATGAAGCCTAGTGGCTTTGTTAGTGAGGCTTCTAGAGAGACTGGTATGGTAATCATAAACAGTTTGGCCTTAGTTGAGACACTGATGGATTCG AACCGATGGGCAGAAATGTTTCCTTGTATGATTGCAAGGACCTCTACCACTGATGTGATAGCCAGTGGAATGGGGGGAACTAGAAATGGTTCACTTCAGTTG ATGCAAGCCGAGCTCCATGTTTTATCCCCATTGGTTCCGGTGCGTGAGGTCAATTTTCTCCGATTTTGCAAGCAGCACGCAGAGGGGGTTTGGGCTGTTGTTGATGTATCCATTGATACCATCCGAGATACTTCCGGTGCACCACCGACATTTGTGAACTGCAGGAGGCTTCCTTCTGGTTGTGTGGTGCAAGATATGCCCAATGGGTACTCCAAG GTTACATGGGTTGAGCATGCACAATATGATGAAAGGCAAATACACCAGCTCTATCGGCCGGTGATAAGCTCCGGCATGGGCTTCGGTGCCCAACGATGGATAGCTACCCTTCAACGTCAATGCGAGTGTTTGGCCATCCTCTTGTCCTCCAATGTACCTAGTAGAGACCACACAG CGATAACTACAAGTGGTCGCCGAAGCATGTTGAAGCTGGCGCAAAGAATGACCGATAACTTCTGTGCTGGGGTTTGTGCCTCCACAGTGCACAAATGGAACAAGCTGAATGCCGGAAATGTTGATGAAGATGTTAGGGTTATGACCCGAAAGAGTGTCGATGATCCTGGTGAGCCACCAGGCATAGTTTTGAGCGCTGCGACCTCTGTTTGGCTACCTGTTTCTCCACAAAGGCTCTTTGATTTCCTACGCAATGAACGACTCAGAAGCGAGTGGGACATACTCTCCAACGGTGGACCAATGCAGGAAATGGCCCACATTGCTAAAGGCCAGGATCACGGCAACTGTGTCTCTCTCCTACGTGCTAGC GCCATGAATGCTAACCAGAGTAGCATGCTAATACTGCAAGAGACATGCATAGATGCAGCAGGCTCTCTTGTAGTGTACGCTCCCGTTGACACTCCGGCCATGCACGTAGTGATGAACGGTGGTGATTCGGCTTACGTGGCGCTTCTTCCGTCAGGGTTTGCTATCGTACCGGATGGGCCTGGTTCACGTGACCCCCCATCGACTAATGGCGGCCCGACTGCTAATAATGTCGGTGGCCAAGAGAGGGTGAGTGGGTCCCTTTTGACGGTGGCCTTCCAAATATTGGTGAATAGTCTACCTACGGCGAAGCTTACAGTAGAATCTGTGGAGACAGTCAACAACCTTATTTCATGCACTGTCCAAAAGATCAAGGCTGCTCTCCAATGTGAAAGCTGA
- the LOC7494045 gene encoding 50S ribosomal protein L5, chloroplastic — protein MATTSLLSSSAASFYGRFPTLPPHLNARVTYGSRNGVVSVRATGDVVLVDKSEAEKSNRLKTTFLEKIVPLLIEEFSYTNIHQVPKIQKVVVNCGIGDAAQNAKGLDAAINDLALITGQRPVKTRARNSVATFKIREGQPLGIAVTLRGNLMYSFLDRLVNLGLPRTRDFQGVTANSFDGHGNYSVGIRDQSVFPEIRFDAVGKARGMDVCIATTANTDQEAQRLLALMGMPFREGGGGGGATAQPRKKKLKAHHFDSKSKGRSRR, from the exons ATGGCCACTACTTCGCTCTTATCCTCCTCGGCGGCGTCGTTTTACGGCCGATTCCCCACTCTCCCACCGCACTTAAACGCAAGAGTAACGTACGGAAGCCGGAATGGGGTGGTGTCAGTGAGAGCTACTGGAGATGTTGTTTTGGTGGACAAATCAGAAGCAGAGAAAAGCAATCGGCTCAAAACCACATTCCTTGAAAAAATCGTCCCTTTGCTGATAGAAGAGTTCAGCTACACTAACATTCACCAG GTTCCAAAAATTCAGAAGGTTGTGGTGAATTGTGGGATTGGAGATGCTGCGCAGAATGCTAAGGGGTTGGACGCAGCGATAAATGATTTGGCTCTTATCACAGGCCAAAGACCCGTAAAGACGCGGGCCAGGAATTCGGTTGCGACCTTCAAGATTAGGGAAGGCCAACCACTTGGTATTGCTGTTACACTCAGAGGAAAC CTGATGTACTCGTTCTTAGATCGACTTGTTAACTTGGGGCTGCCTAGGACAAGGGATTTCCAAGGTGTGACTGCAAACAGCTTTGATGGACATGGCAACTACAGCGTTGGAATTCGCGACCAGAGTGTGTTCCCAGAGATTAGGTTTGATGCGGTTGGTAAAGCCAGGGGAATGGATGTGTGCATTGCAACCACAGCTAACACCGATCAAGAAGCGCAAAGACTCTTGGCTCTCATGGGTATGCCATTTAgagaaggtggtggtggtggtggtgctacCGCTCAGCCTCGCAAGAAGAAATTGAAGGCACACCACTTTGATTCAAAATCGAAGGGAAGGAGTAGGCGATGA
- the LOC7461746 gene encoding homeobox-leucine zipper protein ANTHOCYANINLESS 2 isoform X1, with protein MSFGGFLENTSPGGGGARIVADILYNNNNNMPTGAIAQTRLVSPSITKSMFNSPGLSLALQQPNIDGQGDITRMAENFETSVGRRSREEEHESRSGSDNMDGASGDDQDAADNPPRKKRYHRHTPQQIQELEALFKECPHPDEKQRLELSRRLCLETRQVKFWFQNRRTQMKTQLERHENSLLRQDNDKLRAENMSIRDAMRNPSCSNCGGPAIIGDMSLEEQHLRIENARLKDELDRVCALAGKFLGRPISSLASSLSPPTNSSLELAVGSNGFAGLSTIATTLPLGPHFEGGISGALSMVTQTRLATAGVTGIDRSVERSMFLELALAAMDELVKMVQTDEPLWIGSFEGGREILNHEGYLRTFTPCIGMKPSGFVSEASRETGMVIINSLALVETLMDSNRWAEMFPCMIARTSTTDVIASGMGGTRNGSLQLMQAELHVLSPLVPVREVNFLRFCKQHAEGVWAVVDVSIDTIRDTSGAPPTFVNCRRLPSGCVVQDMPNGYSKVTWVEHAQYDERQIHQLYRPVISSGMGFGAQRWIATLQRQCECLAILLSSNVPSRDHTAITTSGRRSMLKLAQRMTDNFCAGVCASTVHKWNKLNAGNVDEDVRVMTRKSVDDPGEPPGIVLSAATSVWLPVSPQRLFDFLRNERLRSEWDILSNGGPMQEMAHIAKGQDHGNCVSLLRASAMNANQSSMLILQETCIDAAGSLVVYAPVDTPAMHVVMNGGDSAYVALLPSGFAIVPDGPGSRDPPSTNGGPTANNVGGQERVSGSLLTVAFQILVNSLPTAKLTVESVETVNNLISCTVQKIKAALQCES; from the exons ATGAGTTTTGGGGGTTTCCTTGAAAACACTAGTCCTGGTGGTGGTGGCGCAAGAATTGTGGCTGATATACtttataacaataacaacaacatgcCCACTGGTGCAATAGCTCAGACTCGCCTTGTCTCTCCTTCTATCACTAAATCCATGTTCAACTCTCCTGGACTCTCTCTAGCCCTT CAACAGCCAAACATAGATGGTCAAGGAGATATAACTAGAATGGCTGAGAACTTTGAGACAAGTGTGGGTAGGAGAAGCAGAGAAGAGGAACATGAGAGCAGATCTGGTAGTGATAACATGGATGGTGCGTCTGGTGACGATCAAGATGCAGCTGATAATCCtccaagaaaaaagagataCCACCGACACACTCCACAACAAATCCAAGAACTTGAAGC TTTGTTTAAGGAATGTCCTCATCCTGACGAGAAACAAAGATTGGAGCTTAGTAGAAGGCTGTGCTTGGAGACTAGGCAAGTCAAGTTCTGGTTTCAAAATCGTAGAACCCAAATGAAG ACTCAACTGGAGCGCCATGAGAACTCATTACTCAGGCAAGATAACGACAAGCTTCGAGCAGAAAACATGTCCATAAGAGATGCCATGAGAAATCCATCGTGCTCAAACTGTGGTGGTCCTGCGATAATTGGTGATATGTCACTTGAAGAACAGCATTTGAGGATTGAGAATGCTAGATTAAAAGATGAACTAGATCGAGTTTGTGCACTTGCGGGCAAGTTCTTGGGTCGCCCCATATCTTCGTTAGCTTCTTCACTTAGCCCTCCGACGAATTCAAGCCTGGAACTTGCAGTTGGTAGTAATGGTTTTGCTGGTTTAAGCACCATTGCTACAACATTGCCTTTGGGACCTCATTTTGAAGGTGGGATTTCTGGTGCTTTGTCTATGGTAACTCAAACTAGACTAGCAACAGCTGGTGTTACTGGTATTGATAGATCAGTAGAGAGATCCATGTTCTTGGAGTTGGCTTTAGCTGCCATGGATGAATTGGTGAAAATGGTTCAGACGGATGAGCCTCTTTGGATCGGGAGCTTTGAGGGTGGTAGAGAAATATTGAACCATGAGGGGTACTTGAGAACCTTCACTCCTTGCATTGGAATGAAGCCTAGTGGCTTTGTTAGTGAGGCTTCTAGAGAGACTGGTATGGTAATCATAAACAGTTTGGCCTTAGTTGAGACACTGATGGATTCG AACCGATGGGCAGAAATGTTTCCTTGTATGATTGCAAGGACCTCTACCACTGATGTGATAGCCAGTGGAATGGGGGGAACTAGAAATGGTTCACTTCAGTTG ATGCAAGCCGAGCTCCATGTTTTATCCCCATTGGTTCCGGTGCGTGAGGTCAATTTTCTCCGATTTTGCAAGCAGCACGCAGAGGGGGTTTGGGCTGTTGTTGATGTATCCATTGATACCATCCGAGATACTTCCGGTGCACCACCGACATTTGTGAACTGCAGGAGGCTTCCTTCTGGTTGTGTGGTGCAAGATATGCCCAATGGGTACTCCAAG GTTACATGGGTTGAGCATGCACAATATGATGAAAGGCAAATACACCAGCTCTATCGGCCGGTGATAAGCTCCGGCATGGGCTTCGGTGCCCAACGATGGATAGCTACCCTTCAACGTCAATGCGAGTGTTTGGCCATCCTCTTGTCCTCCAATGTACCTAGTAGAGACCACACAG CGATAACTACAAGTGGTCGCCGAAGCATGTTGAAGCTGGCGCAAAGAATGACCGATAACTTCTGTGCTGGGGTTTGTGCCTCCACAGTGCACAAATGGAACAAGCTGAATGCCGGAAATGTTGATGAAGATGTTAGGGTTATGACCCGAAAGAGTGTCGATGATCCTGGTGAGCCACCAGGCATAGTTTTGAGCGCTGCGACCTCTGTTTGGCTACCTGTTTCTCCACAAAGGCTCTTTGATTTCCTACGCAATGAACGACTCAGAAGCGAGTGGGACATACTCTCCAACGGTGGACCAATGCAGGAAATGGCCCACATTGCTAAAGGCCAGGATCACGGCAACTGTGTCTCTCTCCTACGTGCTAGC GCCATGAATGCTAACCAGAGTAGCATGCTAATACTGCAAGAGACATGCATAGATGCAGCAGGCTCTCTTGTAGTGTACGCTCCCGTTGACACTCCGGCCATGCACGTAGTGATGAACGGTGGTGATTCGGCTTACGTGGCGCTTCTTCCGTCAGGGTTTGCTATCGTACCGGATGGGCCTGGTTCACGTGACCCCCCATCGACTAATGGCGGCCCGACTGCTAATAATGTCGGTGGCCAAGAGAGGGTGAGTGGGTCCCTTTTGACGGTGGCCTTCCAAATATTGGTGAATAGTCTACCTACGGCGAAGCTTACAGTAGAATCTGTGGAGACAGTCAACAACCTTATTTCATGCACTGTCCAAAAGATCAAGGCTGCTCTCCAATGTGAAAGCTGA